Part of the Heterodontus francisci isolate sHetFra1 chromosome 7, sHetFra1.hap1, whole genome shotgun sequence genome is shown below.
cttagatgaggggagtgatggcatggtagctacatttgcagatgacacaaagataggtaagaaagtatgttgtgaagaggacataaggaggttgcagatcgatgcaggttgagtgagtgggcaaaaatctggtagatggagtataatgtgggaaaatgtgaagttgttcactttggcaggaagaattaaaaagcagagtattacttaaacggagaacgactgcagaattccgaggtgcagagggatctaggtgttctagtgcaggagttacaaaaagttagtattcaggtacagcaagtaataaaaaagactaatggaatactatcctttattaagagaggaattgaaaataaaagtaaggatgttatgcttcagttatacagggcattggtgagaccacatctcaaatactgtgtacagttttggtccccttatttaaggaaggatgtaaatgcattggaggtggttcagaggaggtttactagattgataccggaatgagcgggttgtcttatgaggaaaggctggacagactgggcttgttttcactggagtttagaagagtgaggggagacttgtttgaagtttataagatcctgaacggtcttgacaagatggatgtggaaaggatgtttcctcttatgggtgagtccagaactagggggcactgttttaaaattaggggtcgcccttttaggacggagatgaggagaatttttttttttttgtgggttgtgcgactttggaactctctgcctcagaaggtggtggaggcggggtcattgaataattctaaggcggaggtagatagattcttgttaggaaagtgaatcaaaggttatcgggagtagatgggaatgtggatttcgaaacacacagatcagccatgatcttattgaatggcggagcaggttagaggggccgaatggcctacatctgctcctaatttgtatgttcatatgaaagacgctatagaaatgcaagtcgatCTATTTTTCCAGGGCAGTGACACAACAGACAGTAAAACAGGGAGCGAATGGGAGGTTCGCACTGGGTCCCCGAGGGAACTGACTCGACGTCGGCGCTCTGACTGGAACCGGCGACTCCCTTTGGCAGGTTTGtggttgggggaggggttgggggagggggtttgtgggactgcagggtggatgagcaaactgaccatgacatcgtgatacaggaagccattcaagtggggggagtaaatagaTTAGTaattaggaatgtagtggtagtaggggacagtatagttagggattGACACCGTTCTCTACAGCTGAGAGTGAgaatccagacggctgtgttgcctgcctggtgccagggttcagaacatctgctcggggctggagtggaatttgcagtgggaggggggaggatccagtcgtcttggtccatgtaggtgccagtgacataggcaggactaggaaagaggttctgtgtaggggatatgagcagctcggggctaaatttaaaaagtagaacatagaacatagaacagtacagcacagtacaggcccttcggcccacgatgttgtgccgaacctttatcctactctaagatcaaactaactacctacccttcattctactatcatccatgtacctatccaagagtcgcttaaatgtccctaatgtatctgcttctactaccaccgctggcagtgcattccacgcacccaccactctctgagtaaagaacctacctccgacatctccccgaaaccttcctccaatcaccttaaaattatgccccctggtgacagccctttccaccctgggaaaaagtctctgactattcactctatctatgcctctcatcatcttgtacccctctatcaagtcacctctcatccttcttcgctccaatgagaaaagccctagctccctcaatctttcttcataggacatgccctccagtccaggcagcatcctggtaaatctcctctgcaccctctctaaagcttccacatccttcctataatgaggcgaccagaactgaacacaatattccaagtgtggtctaaccagggctttatagagctgcagcataacctcgcggctcttaaactcaatccccctgttaatgaaagccaacacaccatacgccttcttaacaaccctatcaacttgggtggcaactttgagggatctatggacatggaccccaagatccctctgttcttccacactaccaagaatcctgtctttaagcctgtattctgcattcaaattcgaccttccaaaatgaatcacttcacacttttccaggttgaactccatctgccacttctcagcccagctctgcatcctgtcaatgtcccgttgcaacctacaacagcccttcacactatccacaactccagcaaccttcgtgtcatcggcaaacttgctaacccagccttccacttcctcatccaagtcatttataaaaatcacaaagagcagaggtcccagaacagatccttgtggaacaccactggtcaccgagctccatgctgaatactttccatctactaccaccctctgtcttctatgggccagccaattctgtatccagacagccaactttccctgtatcccatgcctccttactttctgaatgagtctaccatggggaaccttatcaaatgccttgctaaaatccatatacaccacatccactgctcttccttcatcaatgtgcattgtcacatcctcaaagaattcagtaaggcatgacctgcccctcacaaagccatgctgactatctctaatcaaactatgcttttccaaataatcataaatcctgtctctcagaatcctctccaataatttgcccaccaccgacgtaagactgactggtctataattcccagggttaaccctattccctttcttgaacaagggaataacatttgccaccctccaatcatctggtactactccagtggacagtgaggatgcaaagatcatcgccaaaggcgcagcaatctctttcctcgcttcccgtaatatccttgggtatatcccgtctggccccggggacttatctatcttcatgtctttcaaaatttccagcacatcctccttcttaacatcgacctgttcgagcatatcagcctgtttcactctgtcctcacaaacgacaaggtccctctcactagtgaatactgaagcaaagtattcattaaggacctcccctacctccctccgactccaggcacaagttccctccactatccctgatcggccctaccctcactctggccatcctcttgttcctcacaagtgtagaacgccttgggattttccttaatcctacccgccaagactttttcatgtccccttccatctctcctaagtccattcttcagttccttcctggctaccttgtaaccctctagagccctgtctgatctttgcttcctcaaccttaagtaagcttccttcttcctcttgactagctgctccacatctcttgtcatccaaggttccatcaccctaccatcccttccttgcctcatcgggacaaacctatccagcagtcgcagcaagtgctccctaaacaaccttcacatttttgtcgtgcatttccctgagaacatctgttcctaatttaagctccccaattcctgcctaatagcattgtaattccccctcccccaattaatgattttcccatcccgtctgctcctgtccctctccatgactatagtaaaggtcagggagttgtgatcactatcaccgaaatgctctcccaccgaaagatctgccacctggcctggttcgttgccaagcaccaaatccaacatagcctcccctctagtcggcctatctacatattgagtcaggaaaccttcctggacgcacctgacaaaatctgctccatccaaactatttgcactaaggaggttcgaatcaatattagggaagttgaagtcacccatgacaacaaccctgttacttctgcacctttccaaaatctgcctcccaatctgttcctccgtatctctgttgctattggggggtctatagaaaactcccaacaaagtgactgctcctttcttgtttctgacttccacccatactgactcagtagacaaaccctcctcgacgacctccctttctgcagctgtgatactatccctgattagcaatgccactcccccacctcttttacctccctccctattccttttgaaacatctaaaccccggaacatccaacatccattcctgcccctgtgatatccaagtctccgtaatggccacaacatcgtagctccaagtactgatccatgctctaagttcatcacccttattcctgacacttcttgcattaaaatagacacacttcaacccatcatactggctgcaactttgccctgtcaactgtctaaccttcctcacagactctctgcactttgtgtctgcctttccaacagctaccccatccaccgatctgtagctccggttcccatccccctgccaaactagtttaaaccctcccaaagagctctagcaaacctcccgcccaggatattggtgcccctccagttcagatgcaacccgtccttcttgtacaggtcccaccttccccagaaggtatccaaatgatccacatatctgaagccctccctcctacaccagctctgtagccacatgttcagctgcactcactctctgtttctagcctcactagcacgtggcaccggtaacaatcctgagattactatcctgctcgtcctgccttttagcttccaacctaactcccgatattcgcttttcaggtcctcatcccttttcctagctatgtcattggtaccgatgtgtaccacgacttcttgctgctccccctcccccttaagaacaaCAAATCTCTGCGTCATTACctaagccacgagcaaattggcgtaCGGTAAATAAGATTAGTGTTAATgtgtggttcaaagattggtgtgggagaaatgggtttcgattcatggggcactggcaccagtactggggaaagtgggagctgtactgttgggacggtctatacctgaaccgtgctgggaccagtgttctggtgcgtCGTATAATTAggacagtagagagggctttaaactaaatagtgagggtgaggcatccagtgagggaagatgtgatttaaagagaggagaaggcaagagagcacgatagcaataaggataatgataatcagagtgtgacaggaagggacagagcgtacaaactcgagtgagccagcagataagactagaggttgtgaactaagagTGGGGGAGGGCTCgtgagaggtgagatttagaaatccaaagagaaaggccaaggcatcggaacagtgtagcattgtgggtaaagacaggcagaatgagacaggaaggaacagagagtttaacagaaattgtacattggcaaataaggtcattgaagggaatagaagtaaagaaataaattaaaggttctttatctgaatgcacgaaacatCTGCAATAATATAGATGATCTAGTGGCACAAATAGTgatacatgatttagatctaatcatcattacagagacatggttacatggtgatcaatgttgtgaaataaatattccagggtccacaatatttcggaaagacagacagaatagcaaaggaggaggggtagcactgatgataaaggatgacataaagacattagtgagaaaggatctgactgcagaagatcatgaagtaaaatcagtttggatggaaataaggaatagcaagaatcagaaaacactggtgggagtagtttataggcccctaacagtagttatactgttgaacagagcattaaacaagaaattattggacattgtaacaaagacaatgtaataattgtgggggagtttaatcttcatatagactgggataataaaaTTGGAAAGAGTGGTcttgaagatgagtttgtagaatgttttcgggatagttttttggagcaatacattgtggagcgaTAGTATTGTTTAATGAAGCAGGGCTAATAAGTAATGtcataaaagatccactgggaaatagtgatcataattccattaaattccatgttaagtttgaaagtgacatgctgtaattacaaacaagaatcttaaagccaATTGCATAGGCATGacaggagaactggctaaggtaaattgggtaaatagaccaaaaggtatgatggtaaatgaacagtgggaaacctttaaagaaacagttcaaaatgttcaacattccactgaaaaacaaactcagccagaaagacccatccgtgtctCACTCAGCAAGTGAAGGATAGTATTCgatttaaaagaaaaggcttacaacatTGTACAAAATAattgcaagtctgaggattgggggtgttttaaaaaccagcaaagagcaACCAAACATTTGAtaaagaaaaaaatagaatgagtgtaaactaatcagtaatataaaaacagattataagagcttttatagataatcaaaaggaagagagtagctaaaggagaaattatcatggggaatgaggaaatggcagaggcattgaacaaatattttgtctgtcttcacagaagatacAATTTCCATACCAGAAGTAcatggtaacctaggggctaaaaagagtgaggaaattaaggaaattcatatcagctgagaaaaagtattggagaaacttgagggactaaaatctgacaaatccccaggatctgatggcctacatcctagggttctaaaagagatagctgcagagatagtggatgcgctggctatgattttccaaaatttcttagattcaggaatgttacaccacttttcaagaaaggagggaaagagaaaatgagCAACTACAGgtgagttagtctaacatcagtcattgggaaaatgctggcatCTCTAATTAAGGAAGTCTTAGCAATACACTTAGAaaaacacagtatgattagaacaagtcagcatggttttactaaagggaaatcctgtttgacaaatagagttttttgaggatgtaactagtcgggaagataaaggagaaccagtagatgtagtatacctggatttccaaaaggcattcgataaggtgcctcataaaagattaataggtaagataagggctcatggaattgggggtaatatattagcgtggatagaggattggttaacagacaggaagcaacaagtgggcataaatggggcattttcaagttggcaggcagtaaatagtggagtgccacaaggatcagtgctggggtctcagctagttacactctatattaatgacttggatgaagagacaggcatgtatctaaatttactgatgatagaggtaggtggaaaggtaagctgaagGGAAGACACAACATTATTTTAAAAGTGTtcaacttgtaagtgttgctgttcagagaCTTGGATGTGTTTGTACAATGAACGCAGAAAATTAACGTGCAGGTACAACCAgcacttaggaaggcaaatgacatgttggcctttattgcaaggggattggagtacaggaacgaggaagtattgctacaattgtataggcttttgatgagaccacatctggaatactgtgtgcagttttggtctccatttaagagaatatacttgcattggaggcagtgcagtgaaggttcactatattggtccctgggatgagggggttctctgagaggctgagtaaattgggagtgtattctctggagtttagaagaatgtgaggtgatctcattgaaatatatacaattctaaagggactggatagagtagatggagattatttccactggttggggaatctaaaatacACGAcctcagtttcaggataaggggatgatcatttaggactgagatgaggagaaatttcttcactcaaagggtggtgactcttcggaattctctaccccagagggttctgactgctccattgttgaatacatttaaggctgagatagacagatatttggtcttGGGGAATcagggatatggcaagtgggtgggaaagtggagttgaatccgaagatcagctgtgatagtattgaatggcagagcatactcgatgggccgaatggtctactcctgctcctatttcttgcgttcttgtGAACTGCAAACTCATACCCATTCCTGTTCAccatctgccctgtgctcactgaccttcattgactcccagtccggcaacacctcgttttttaaaaaaattctaatccttgttttcactCCCTCCATTGCCTCCTCCTtccctctgtaaccacctccaggcccacaaccctcaGATTTCTGCACTTACCATCTGCCAGTCAAGGATGCACTTAAAAACATCCTGTGGGTCCTTTTGTCTTTAAATGGAATTCCACCATTTTCCACCCCGCCAACCTTCTCTCCTGAATAAATGAACCTGTCTTAAACCTGCTGGATAGTCCCCTCCCCTCAGAAGATGAATTGTAATAAAACTTGAAGATTAATGCCTTTAAAATCACAACTTGCAGACAAAGCCTTAATTTGTAACCTGAGCCTGAGGACCTGGCTACCAAGGACTGGTGTTTAAAGTGATTGTTCAGTGCAAATATAAAGATGAACAGGTTTAGTATTCCAAGTGATTAAGACTTGCTCTGccttgtgctgtggtgtgtgcagtcACAATTAAGAAAAGCTtgctattgaattgtctcttttgtTACAGAACGGATCCTGGAGGACAACTGCGTGGGAAACCAACAGACTCTACTGACTGCCCCAGCGCCTCCAGAAATACCAGCACCACCTTCTCCTGACCTGTTCACGACTCCAGAGCACTCTGGTCAAACCAGGCTGCACATCTTCATCTCTAAGACAGTAAAAGGACTTGTTTCCCCTCTGGGCTAGTATGGGTTTGATATAGGGTGAACACTACTCGGGCAGGGTGGTGTCAGTGTTAGATTGGAGTAAAGGAGGGAGAATCAGGACAAGGGGTGGGTGGGCGAATGAGCTTTCTCTTGTCTGGGAGAGTGTTGAACCAGTGCATCCAGTTTCAGCTCCCTGTCTGTCTGCTGCAGCTCCTCTGTATAACACCCAGTTACTAACAGGAATGGCCAAACTGCACCAAACTGTGCCTTCAGTAAAACAAACATCATAACACTGTTCACAACCTCAACACATGCCCGAGTATTTGAAAGCCAGTGcaatactttctgaagtgtagtatcTGTCGCACTGGCAgttagtttgtgcacagcaagatcctacaaacagaaaTCTGAAATATCCGATCAATTGTTTTCagtaatattggttgagggattaGTGCTGACCCAAgatactggggaaaactccccagTTCCTCTTCCTATAGTGGGTGTGGAATGTTTTACATTGACctgagggcagactgggcctcaatttaacatctcctgAAATACAGACcctccatgcagcactccctcagtcctgaccctggtGCCAGCTgccgtttctaactgggtgtcctcTCTGCCACTGCCAGTGAAATGAGTCATGAGAACTGTTTGAAGTTGAATTTTTCTTTTCCTCGTCCCTCAGATCATTATGCCAGAGTCGTGCATTCCCTGCGGGAAACGGATCCGATTTGGGAAGATGGCAAAGAAGTGTCGCAGATGCTGCATGGTGTGCCACCTGGATTGTCAGGACCGATGCCCAGTGCTCTGTGCGCCCAACTTCACTCTGAGCTCTGTCAAAAACGGAGAGGTACAGACACCAGAGGAATGGTTCCCCTCACATTCCCACAAACATCCTCTTCAAACAGCACcttttaacataggaaaacatctgCAAGACCTTCACTGAGCATTATCAAACACAACTTGATACTGTGTCACATGAGGAGGTATTGGGACAGGGAAAGAGCTCTGGTTTTAGGAGCACCCTAAAGGAGGAATGTGAGGTGGAGAGGCCGGgaggtctagggagggaattccagagcttggggctcaggcaggtgaaggcacggccgccaatgatggagcgattaaaatcagggatgctcgaggtcagaattagagtgcagagatctcggggttgtggggctggaggagattagaaatcaggaggggcgaggtcatggaggaatttgaaaaccaggatgagaattttaaaatcgaggcattgctagaCCAGGTGTctatgtcagcgagcacagggcgtatggatgaacgggatttggtgagagatgggatataggcagcagagctttggatgatctcaagtttatggagggtagaatgtgagactggtcaggagagcattgaaatagtcaaaccaacaggtaacaaaggcatggatgagggtttcagtggcagatgagctgagtggggcagagtcaggtgatcttaccgaggtggaagtaggtggtcttggtgatgtggGTATATAGTCACTAGGTGCCTGGTTCCTCCCACTGTACTCAGCTGAGTCAGGGTAGGAGTTGGAGCTAGGGTTATCCTCCGTGCCAGTGCAAGAGGAGAGAGGGTCCCTgttctggagcacatgcagtgatcCTGGGTGAATATTAGCTGAGGAGTTGGAGTGTTATAGTCATGCCCTGAAGGCTCTTGAGGTACCACAGGGACAGCTGGTACCAGGTTTGTGACCCCAGCGAGCAGCTGAAGAGAAGGTGGAGAGCATTGGGCTGAGAAACGTAGGGTCTGAGGTTAACAAAGGTCACAGTGACGGGACTGACCAGTCAGTTTTTAGTCCTGAATCCCAATCTTTCTTCTTTCAGGGAACAGTTGCAGATTTTGCTCCACGGACAGCTCCCATGATCCCATCTCTTGTCATCCATTGTATCAATGAAATTGAACAAAGAGGGTTACAGGAGGTGAGAATCAGCTCCGAGAATGAAGTTTACTTATTGAACAGTGAGGTGTGTGTGGAATAACCCCCAGTTATAGACTGCAATCTTATTCTAGGGTTCGTTGAGGTTGGGAGTttgttatagaataacagataccagggagtgagttacagactggaatctaatcgagcggttcggggggtttatatatagaataacagatacccgggactgagttacagactggaatctaatcgaggggttcaggggggtttatatatagaataaccgatacccgggagtgagtgttGGGGGAAGGTGAGTTTGCTGGGTGTGAGTGGTCTTTGTGCTGTATGTTAACGGGGTGATGTATTAGCTAGGCCCTGGGTTCTGTAAGCTGAGGTACTCTGTATAAAATGGGGGGGGGGCACAGTGTTTTGCAGGGGGTGGTGCATTGATCTGACTCCATGCTCTATCCTTCTCAGCCTGGGATTTACCGGGTGCCTGGTGGTGAACGGGTAGTGAGGGAGCTGAAGGAGAAGTACGTTCGAGGGAAGGGCCTCCCACCACTCAGCCGAGTCTCCAACATCCATGTGGTATGTGGGCTGCTGAAAGATTTTCTCCGTAAACTGAAAGAGCCTCTGGTGACCTTCAAACTCCACTCAATATTCATGGCAGTGGCAGGTATAGCAACTCCTCTTCCAGAACATTCCGCTGGTCTTAAATTCTCAACTTCCTATTCTCTGTCACATTCTATAATGTTCTGGTCATGGAGGTGGGACTTACTCTTGGTGTTGGATCCTTCCTGGATTTACGTAGTATTTacaacacaaacaggccatttggcccaacagctcCAGACTGGTATTTATATTcctcatgagcctcctcccattcttcttcccacccaatcaacatatccttccaacCATTTCTCCCTCCTTCCTCTGGAATATATCTACACaactcacctcaaccactccctgtggtagtgagttcctcattctcgccactctctgggacaaagaaatttctcctgaattccctgttggatttatttgtgactgtcatatttatggtccctaattcTGGTCTCACTGACCGATAGAAGCATCCTCCCTACATCGACCTTATCGACCTTTTCGTTATTTTAAAGGTGTTTATCAGATTACCCCTCACTTTTTAATCTAGAGAAGAGTGTCAGTCTGTTGAATCTCCGTTAGCAGTAACCTCTGTTATGGTagtgtcctttttaaaaaaaataaaaataaataaataaataaattgttgcACTTTCAGTGCCTCTTATCtttttttttataatatggagaccagaatgctgcacagtgctccaagtatgATCTAACCAAGatttgatacaagtttaacataactgggTTTACCTAGAGTTTTGGGTCCTCTGTTCCTTTAACCACGTCAATCTTCTGTTGCATCCCATTTATTGGCTGCTTAACATGATTTTTGAAGTTGAGCCAATCAAAACCTTACTTAAATAGTCAATCCCATCATCCAATGTGAAAGGAAAGTGCGACGACCTCAGTAGAGACTGTTCTCTTTAAAGCAAGAAATATGAACTCCCCAGATCGATTAAAGACTtaaacaagatttcatgttttaagacttttattataattaaactttaaaaaaaatcaacattaactaaactacTTGGGTagttaatacactaaattacagagaaaggtatttcccattatctTAACAcatttgaaaaccccacaccagtcCTAAACttttcccagttgcaatgggttggatctctcgTTCCTTCTCAAAAACCCAATGTCCTCTTCTCTCACTTCTGAGCATTCAACTGGTCTTCCATTAGGGCAATTTCTGGTGagcctgttggtcttttctcct
Proteins encoded:
- the LOC137371800 gene encoding rac GTPase-activating protein 1-like; the encoded protein is MLASLIKEVLAIHLEKHKRILEDNCVGNQQTLLTAPAPPEIPAPPSPDLFTTPEHSGQTRLHIFISKTIIMPESCIPCGKRIRFGKMAKKCRRCCMVCHLDCQDRCPVLCAPNFTLSSVKNGEGTVADFAPRTAPMIPSLVIHCINEIEQRGLQEPGIYRVPGGERVVRELKEKYVRGKGLPPLSRVSNIHVVCGLLKDFLRKLKEPLVTFKLHSIFMAVADLPDDQSTRDLSQAVWNLPRANRDTLAFLIIHLHRVMGSPECRMDKQNLARIFGPTIVGHSNPSPNPLEVFEDTKRQPKVVERLLSLSCDYWTQIVPVGQETTQTGASSTGPGLVTSGRLFKPLTSPDVADMMNRTPSCCMPPGMLAMSGNIIPGKIFPSPTLN